Proteins from one Cryptomeria japonica chromosome 4, Sugi_1.0, whole genome shotgun sequence genomic window:
- the LOC131061176 gene encoding probable LRR receptor-like serine/threonine-protein kinase At1g67720: MVGMDLKSICLLLATAVIGLVSCTSINPDGFLSVDCGANDNQTDQNGLLWVSDAPFIKTREVSKGPFAQLFQLRTFAFFKNLEAKKYCYSLPVQLSLNYLVRATFYPDSTSYLATIFDLSIEGINWDTVNLSSLEIHYYGTYEIILAAKSESLSLCLARNSQTEENRYVFITSIELRPLNSSMYNSTDFVNKALYLYDRISFGANNSIHYPDDPFDRYWLNLSSITDKRTVAVAAEVDQTESLGSRLMNKPPTSVLRTAIAKTVVDNMTISGAFQYISLPGFYFFAVYFCNINQAKVTGKFAVYIDHYQISEFQELGFLQCKQVNRVLELPTPGYVNITFKPSDTSQLGPFINAAEMYSVLQVQTTTNPGDVFAIRKIAEAINVPDDWTGGDPCLPANYSSTGITCSQDDPPRVIIINLTNMNLDGVIPTNIGDLTALIQLLLGNNNLSGQIPDLSSLKNLTILQLQNNQLTGEIPRSLEKLQMLRQLFLQGNKLEGTVSQGLVRPGLDLRFYPQNNLTSPSHKIKAWVIVVLIVCALVLVLVVFSAIFLWRLKRQSQPAEGSVLYQQHPSTDEDNQNHYHRLAIEYTEEEIKIATNNYSKLIGKGGFGSVYYGRVSGCDVAVKIHENDSNQGKGEFQNEVTLLSRIYHKNLVNLIGYCKQSIMALVYEYMHCGTLKDHLHGKLEKPLDWHTRLSIALQAAEGLLYLHNGCSPPIIHRDIKSSNILLDNKMCAKVADFGLSKLVASSKGYTLTEVKGTMGYLDPEYFATLSLNEKTDVYSFGVVLLEIISGVSPKQGIVESARKLLSCGNIENLVDSSLGGRYNVESAWKVAEVACTCVENELNKRPKMNVVVKELEEAVALAHANNNLSVKDTMASFDNRDLPSLR; encoded by the exons ATGGTTgggatggacttgaaaagcatttgTTTGTTACTCGCCACAGCTGTCATTGGATTAGTGAGTTGCACATCCATTAATCCAGATG GCTTCCTTAGCGTTGACTGTGGTGCAAATGATAATCAAACAGACCAGAATGGTCTATTGTGGGTTTCTGACGCTCCTTTCATTAAAACTCGGGAAGTTTCGAAAGGGCCTTTTGCGCAGTTATTTCAGCTGCGGACATTCGCCTTTTTTAAAAATCTTGAAGCAAAAAAGTATTGCTACTCACTCCCAGTCCAACTGAGTTTGAATTACTTGGTTAGAGCAACTTTCTATCCTGATTCTACATCTTATTTGGCAACAATATTTGATTTATCTATCGAGGGAATCAACTGGGACACTGTAAACCTATCCAGTTTGGAGATTCATTACTATGGGACTTACGAAATCATCTTGGCCGCCAAAAGTGAGAGCCTCAGTTTATGCCTTGCACGTAATTCCCAAACAGAAGAGAATCGATACGTTTTCATTACAAGCATTGAGTTGCGGCCACTCAATTCTTCTATGTACAATTCCACAGATTTTGTAAACAAAGCCTTATATCTATATGATCGGATCAGTTTTGGGGCAAATAATTCTATACA CTACCCAGATGATCCATTTGATCGTTATTGGTTGAATTTGTCGTCAATCACAGATAAAAGGACAGTTGCTGTTGCCGCGGAAGTTGATCAGACAGAATCCTTAGGGAGCCGGTTGATGAACAAGCCACCTACCAGCGTATTAAGGACTGCTATTGCCAAGACAGTCGTTGATAATATGACAATTTCCGGGGCATTTCAGTATATTTCTCTTCCgggattttatttttttgcagtttACTTTTGCAACATCAACCAGGCAAAGGTCACTGGGAAGTTTGCAGTCTACATTGACCATTACCAAATATCAGAATTCCAAGAGTTGGGGTTTCTGCAGTGCAAGCAAGTAAATCGAGTCTTAGAGCTTCCCACTCCGGGTTATGTAAATATAACCTTCAAACCCAGTGATACATCACAGTTGGGACCATTCATTAATGCAGCAGAAATGTACAGCGTACTTCAAGTACAAACAACCACAAATCCTGGAGACG TGTTTGCAATCAGAAAAATAGCAGAGGCAATAAATGTTCCCGACGACTGGACAGGTGGAGATCCATGTTTACCAGCTAATTATTCATCAACAGGGATAACTTGTAGCCAAGATGATCCTCCGCGAGTCATTATCAT AAATCTAACAAACATGAATCTGGATGGCGTCATACCTACAAACATAGGGGACTTAACGGCATTAATACAGTTG TTGCTGGGAAACAATAATTTGTCAGGCCAGATTCCGGATCTTAGTTCACTGAAGAATCTTACAATACT GCAACTGCAAAACAATCAACTCACGGGAGAAATTCCAAGATCATTGGAGAAGCTTCAAATGTTAAGACAACT TTTTCTGCAGGGAAATAAATTGGAGGGAACGGTGTCCCAAGGATTAGTGAGGCCTGGGTTAGACCTTCG ATTTTATCCGCAAAATAATCTCACATCACCCAGTCACAAAATTAAAGCTTGGGTAATAGTAGTTTTGATTGTTTGTGCGCTGGTGTTAGTTTTAGTCGTCTTCTCTGCAATCTTTCTTTGGAGGCTTAAACGTCAATCGCAACCCGCAGAGGGTTCAGTTCTGTATCAACAACACCCATCCACAG ATGAAGACAATCAAAACCATTATCACAGGTTGGCTATAGAATATACAGAGGAGGAGATTAAAATAGCTACAAATAACTATTCCAAACTCATTGGTAAGGGAGGCTTTGGATCAGTATATTATGGCAGAGTTTCAGGATGTGATGTAGCAGTAAAGATACATGAGAACGATTCTAATCAAGGAAAGGGAGAATTTCAAAACGAG GTAACTCTACTTTCAAGGATATATCACAAGAATCTAGTAAATCTTATTGGCTATTGCAAACAATCCATAATGGCGTTGGTCTATGAATACATGCATTGCGGAACATTGAAGGATCATCTACATG GCAAATTGGAGAAACCACTTGATTGGCACACAAGACTGAGCATTGCTCTGCAAGCAGCGGAAG GCTTGCTCTATCTACATAATGGCTGTAGTCCTCCAATTATACACAGAGATATAAAATCCAGTAATATACTATTGGATAACAAAATGTGTGCCAAGGTAGCTGATTTCGGTCTATCCAAACTGGTTGCGAGTTCAAAGGGCTATACATTAACCGAAGTGAAAGGAACCATGGGTTATCTTGATCCCGA ATACTTTGCAACATTATCGTTAAATGAGAAAACTGACGTCTATAGTTTTGGAGTGGTTTTACTGGAGATTATTTCTGGAGTATCACCGAAACAGGGAATAGTAGAATCG GCACGCAAACTGCTCTCATGCGGGAATATAGAAAACCTTGTGGATTCCTCATTGGGTGGCCGATATAATGTAGAATCGGCTTGGAAAGTTGCAGAGGTAGCATGCACATGTGTTGAAAATGAGTTAAATAAGAGGCCCAAAATGAATGTGGTTGTGAAAGAACTGGAAGAAGCAGTAGCACTTGCACATGCTAATAACAATCTTTCTGTCAAGGATACCATGGCCTCATTTGATAACAGGGACTTGCCCAGTCTTAGGTAG